A region of the Litchfieldia alkalitelluris genome:
CTGATCCTAGATTATTTGAGTTGGCTGCTCAAAAATTGAGCTTATCCGCGAATGAAGTGCTTTATGTCGGTGATACTTGGATTAACGACATTATCGGTCCAAGTAAGGCAGGGTGGAATACGGTATGGTTTAATCATCGTATGCGCGAGCCTGAGACAGATCATAAGCCAATGAAGGAAATAAAGTCATTAAGTTCCCTTCTTACTCTCCTTGAGATTACATAGTTGCGTAGCCTGAACTCTTTTTAAGATCACAAAACATTTTCATTCTTCATGGTGCGAAACTAATTATCTTAATGCCTATAACACAAAAAAACTGGTCACTTAGATGTGACCAGTTTTTTTTTATCACTTTCACTTTTCACAAACACCAGTACAAGACTTAAGTGTTCTAACAATTTCATATCGCTATCCTTTTCAGACTTCTTATGAATAAACACTATAATTCTAGTAACATTTTTGCAGTTAACTCATCTGTGATTAGTATATTTGCATAGTTCCCACTCAAGGCACCATGGATCGCATCTACTTTTTTAGGGCCACCAGCAACAAGGATTGATTTCTCCTTTTTTGCCAGTTCTTCTAGTGCAATTCCAATGGTTCTTTCATTTAAGCCCTCTATACAAATATGTCCATCTTTATCAAAAAATCTAGAGCAAATCTCTCCAACTGCTTTTGAGTGAATTAATTCTCGATCATTATTTGAAAAATACTCTGCTTGAAGTAATACTGACTCCACTCCAGGTATCCCCACACTAAATACAGCTATGTTGGCTTCTCTACCTTTTTCTAAAATCTTATTAATATGACGGTCAGCTTCAATTGCTTGTTTTACGACAATATGATCAACGATCGCAGGTAATGGCAATAAGAATGTAGGTGTATTGAAGGCCTCTCCAAATAAATGAATGATCTCAGAAGCATAGGTTTTCGTTTCAGAATGACTAACCCCACCATTTAATTGGACTATTTGCGCTCCATTAATATATTTCGGCTTTAGATGCTTGGCGACTTCATACATGGTTGTCCCCCATGAAGTCGCAACAATATCGCCTTCATTTA
Encoded here:
- a CDS encoding sugar-binding transcriptional regulator, giving the protein MENEKLNKMVEAARLYYQLDYSQQDIAKKLDVSRPTVSRLLKQAKELGVVEIKINNPVENGELLSEQLKTKYQLKDAFVTSVPEFDNEIVKKYLGEAASTYLYHVINEGDIVATSWGTTMYEVAKHLKPKYINGAQIVQLNGGVSHSETKTYASEIIHLFGEAFNTPTFLLPLPAIVDHIVVKQAIEADRHINKILEKGREANIAVFSVGIPGVESVLLQAEYFSNNDRELIHSKAVGEICSRFFDKDGHICIEGLNERTIGIALEELAKKEKSILVAGGPKKVDAIHGALSGNYANILITDELTAKMLLEL